In Miscanthus floridulus cultivar M001 chromosome 8, ASM1932011v1, whole genome shotgun sequence, the sequence ATAGCTACCCTACATGCAGGTGTAGAATAGTGCCAACAACTACATGTTCCGTAGACCACAAAACAACATAAAAAATAGAACTTTGTTTCATAAATCATATAGATGTAAATGTATAAAAATAGAAGCCTGATCACTGTTTGTTCTTTGACTTGACTGCATCTCAAAGGTAGCACTGTGTATCATGAAGTTTGAAGTATCATGTATGCAATGCATTGGACATCAAAGACTATGGGGACTCAGGCCCTGCCTTAAGAAGGCCAGCATTGGATATTAGCATGCAGACTTTCAAGAACATAGGTACATCTTTTGACCAACGAACAATTCAAACTGCAAGCAATTGTTTTCTCTCAAAATAGAAATCACATTAATCATTGTTCCAAGTTATTCCACTGAAATATTGCTCAAATCATGTAAGAATCTTACATGCCAAAATTGAGGCTCAATTAAAACTTACTCATTGGAGAGCACAATTTCATAATCAAATTTcatccctctcttcctctttctaTTGTTAACTTGTGTTTTTGGCCTTCTATTATGCTCATTCTCTTGTACTGGAGGTGGAGATGGCTGAAGCCCAAATTCAGGTAATGGAATGTCTAAAATCAGAGAAGTAAAACGAAATATGTATCAAGAGGAGTTGGACAAACAAACAAATACTTCAGGCACATAATGTGTCAGGACAAATACTAACCAAAATTTAGGGGCCCATCATCTACAAAAGCATCAAATGTGCTTGGTGTCCGTAAATTGGAAATGGATCTCCCAGGTACTTGTCGACCAGCCAAAGTTGTTTCGTCAATAACTGGAGGGGTGATAGCCTTGTTTTGCACAAAAGGTGAAGAATCATGGTCCAAATCCATGGGGTCATCATTTCCAAGGATTGACTCTGTTAACTTCAGGTGAGGAGACTCATGTGGAGCTTCACGCATTTTTTCGGGTGGATCTAGTGCTCCATCTGTCTGATTTGCTATGTTGGAATTTACCGGTGAATTGCCTATGGGAGGATCTATGGGAGCTTCTTCATTAGGATTGTTATTAGCTCCAAAACCATCATGAAATGGAGGGGACGTCCTGAACATGATTGCAAAGGAGACATGAATCCACAagtaaaaaagagagaaagcATATTAAGAGACATACTCATCCAAAATTGCTGTAGGCCCCATGTGTAATGATGGACCAGGACCTGATTGCTCTACTCTGGCATCCTGCGCAGTGAAGTAAAATATTAGTGAACaagaaaaaaggaaagaaaaaaaacagtAGGATAGTATGAATACCTCATCAAGTTCTATCATCACATATTCTCCTTCTGCAAAACCAATCAGCTAGTTAAACGCAGAAGCCATGGTTGAACATTGTTTATCAATCAAAATAAAAACTAAGTTAGGGGTTCGACGCAGCTGATtgcttcaaaaaaagaataaacaagCATTCACTATAGTGAACTTTCCTTACCAGGCAAGGTAATCTGGTCACGAGTCTTCTGATGATTATCTGGTGTACTGCAGAGAgtttaacaaaaaaaaatattacaTTGGTAGCatttgcattacatgacataaaacAATGATGAAGAACATCAGTTCTTACTCCATCAGAGAAATTGCATCGTCCAAGTTTAGGTCGTCAAGATTTAGTGTTGGTGGTAATGTAATGGACTCAAATGGAGCACGGTCTGCATCAATTGGAAGATCAACTTGGACAGAAGCGAATGCAGTTCTTATTGTAGTTAGCATTCGATTACAATCTTGAAACAGGTATTGCACCTTCCATGAATAAATGCGAACTAGACCTAGAAGAAGATGCCCTGATAATCTTAGAGCAATTGGAACTTCAGGGAACATTATACTTTCTGAAAAGGCAAAAGGTATTCATTAGAAGACTAGGGAAGGATTTACAGAATAAATCACAGGGAAATGACAGCAAAATTCCCGAATGTAGGATAGAATCAAGAAGGTAGATACTGAGTCAGAACATACTAAGAAACAACTTTTCTAAGGAAATTATAACAGGACATGGTCATTTTAGAATAAATAAATCCAAAGAATAGAGTGAAATGAAGGCTGCTAACTTGCAGCAACCACAACTGACAAATCACTCAGTAACTTCCACTCTTCCCCACACCCAACCTAGGGCTCACCAAATCACAAGGATTTTGCTAATTGCCTTCAGTCCaactaaataaataaataaataaataaataaaggatGATCTTCCTCTTACAGACAAACACGAACAGCTACAAATACTACATAACTTCACGTGTTCTGTTCCAGGACTAATAAATGAGGCAAAAGATACATTAGTTTGCCTAATAATCTCACAAGTACATGCCTGGCTCAAAAGATCGTATCTTTGGCTATAAATAAGCCATATCGTCTGACAAACAGCCTATTGTAAACAATTGCAACAGGCTATGCCCCAACTTCCTGAGGACATGACTAAAgtactttttttcttttcttttgtgttTCTGCATAAACTGTGACAAGAACCGTTCTTTACGTGAAATTCATAATGACTAACCGAAATACCAGCAGCGAACCGTAATTGGGAATATCATCTACACAAGAGTTCTGAACCAAAACCCAAAGAAGCCCCTTCTCCGTTTAACTTGCGGAATGCCAGTTGGGGACCAAATCCTCGCACAATTGGCCTTGCGTCGCATGATTCCACCGCATTTTCGCCGAAGGCCACAGGGAGCACCGCACCTTTAAGCCTCCGCCAGATGCTTCCAAGAATCCCTCGCCAAAGAAACAAAGGGAGGAGAAAAAGATCCTGCTTTTTTCTACCGGCGGTCCACAGAGGGAAGGGAAGGGGAAAAAAACGCGTCTTTGGGCGAGCGAGGGGCGGAGCCGACGGACCTGCATAGGTGGGGATGTCGATGCCGTCGATCTGCGGCTTCTTGATCTTGCGCTCGAGGTGCGCGGCGATCCACACGGTGCCCAGCGGGCTCTTCCGCGCGAGGATCGTGTGCGAGTAGAACATCCTCGGCAATCCCCTGTGCGGCTCACCGATAGGCGCTGGGGTTCAggtagcggcggcggtggcgcggaggagggcgacgCGACGGCGAGAGGATACGGGATGGGATTGCGAATTTGTTTTGTGGGGGGAAAGGTTTTGAGGCGAAGCCGGGAATGGCAGTTTCCAAATTCCATTGGATGAGGAGGCGGGAAGGCGGCTTTTGGCGCGCGGTTTTCGGGCGTCGTGGCGGGATGGATGTGCAACTTAGGTATGCCCTTGGGCTTGGGCCTTGGCTGAGGCGGGCCACACCGTCACGAGATGCCATATACTCCCTCTCTCGCTAAAAGACAGTGATTCTCCCTTCCTAAAAAGACAATAACTTTTAATTTTGACCTAAcatatttaataaaatattaatatttatggtacataattagtatcattaggtagatcgttaaatatactttcataatagacttatttagagatataaatgtggcacatattttctacaaacctagtcaaagtagAGAAAATTTAACTAGTACGATTCTCATAGCGACTCttttttagggacggagggagtactctcGTTGCTGGTTGATGAGACATGCTCTCGTCGGCCCTGTTTGATGACACAAACATTTTGGATTCTCAAAGAAACATTTTTTTGTGTTTGTACTATGAGATTTTAGGTATTTCGCAGTGATTCTAGTTCATTTCAAGGAGAATCTGCATCCATAGCCAAACGTTTCACCGATTCTTACCAAGTGATTCATATCTCAACAAAGAAAAGTTTCTGGAGAGAATCTGTGTAATGTCTAGTTTTCCAAAGAAAACCAAGCTCGCCATACGTGTGCCCACGAAATCCACACATACAACAACAGAATGAAAAATATCAAAAACAATGTTATTAAGTAACATATACATAACTATATTAACACTTACATTAGAGTATCGCGGAACGGTAACTAATCCTCAGGCTCCATTCTCCATGGGACGGCTGACTAGGGGTGACATATGCCTAGCACTCATGTCAATCTTTAGGGAACCTCCATGTTTTTATCCATCTTTTGAGCAACTTTTGCTAGAGACTGGGGAGTGGGGggaatagcaagggtgagcacatgtcgtactcaacaaatataacatggccAAATGAAGGCTCAAAGGCTCGACTGGGTTGAACTGTAGTAGGCATTTTTAGTAGACCAAGTTTTAATATTAAAAactaagttgctaagttatgcttaagcaCCAATcctcacatgatcataagcaatAGCAATATGACAATAATGATTAAATACGAGCATCAACATCATAGTACGCAACAAAGAAGGGATTTGGATGATGAACTCATACATAATACATTTTTTACCCTAGCTTAAACTAAACAtaataaattttatccaaatattaaaatcaattagtttatttagtgttttctaaatAACCAATGTATACCAAAAACAATAATTATAAGTGAGCATTTGTATCATCAGTattattagtgttcatcatctattcagtGAGGAGCTCAGGCTGCtcttgaccatgagcacggctattataacagttttacactctgtagaggttgtacactttcaccatgagtcatgatttacccttttgcccgaggcggccaacctcttgacccacttccaaggaaggtcggcagggttcactatgaagtctttcaaa encodes:
- the LOC136471758 gene encoding sister chromatid cohesion 1 protein 3-like isoform X1 translates to MFYSHTILARKSPLGTVWIAAHLERKIKKPQIDGIDIPTYAESIMFPEVPIALRLSGHLLLGLVRIYSWKVQYLFQDCNRMLTTIRTAFASVQVDLPIDADRAPFESITLPPTLNLDDLNLDDAISLMDTPDNHQKTRDQITLPEGEYVMIELDEDARVEQSGPGPSLHMGPTAILDETSPPFHDGFGANNNPNEEAPIDPPIGNSPVNSNIANQTDGALDPPEKMREAPHESPHLKLTESILGNDDPMDLDHDSSPFVQNKAITPPVIDETTLAGRQVPGRSISNLRTPSTFDAFVDDGPLNFDIPLPEFGLQPSPPPVQENEHNRRPKTQVNNRKRKRGMKFDYEIVLSNDCMSKQIGGAELDELICKRRKLPQTSLDTWRFSRTNRKGSFLLEPLLHGMCSNLQETYERNFPCVSGLDAECSNVAGVANHGQNAPPERLLSPNVPGTAELPYHEPAPTSPGNAEAQPEPLPTLKSSGAAGAAPDDDMLPELPRFSPIDVPSPIRENDTPYKTPGGTPPSWLGGTAVSEIPSTDGRLGGTAVSEIPSTDGKYSLPGQSTRDSDNMSFLFPINEDDDQPEIPGLMSTPGGVSSVGTGTTGLGSMSTRTRAVALFFKDHVTSPSSDEQPGKFSLNKILEGKTRKQAARMFFETTVLKSYNYIDVQQGKETFGDIEISVKPSLSAAKL